One window of the Salvia miltiorrhiza cultivar Shanhuang (shh) chromosome 6, IMPLAD_Smil_shh, whole genome shotgun sequence genome contains the following:
- the LOC130989434 gene encoding bidirectional sugar transporter SWEET7-like has translation MHGVGLIRFIVGIIGNILSSLQFIAPMPLFWRICKKKDTEEFHPYPYIAATMNCMLWILYGLPIVHPDSIILIIIMPFGIALEFIYLFIFFIYTSKPKYRWIIMIYVVCELVLLGVIIVITILCFRTHEKRSMFVGILCDIFGIIMAASPLSKLYDVYKEKSVEFMPFWLCVAGFTKGITWTIYAFLDIFDPYIAVGNGITALLGLVQLLVFAYYTIKAKTLRVML, from the exons ATGCATGGAGTTGGTCTCATTCGTTTCATTGTGGGCATCATAG GCAATATCCTTTCTAGCTTACAGTTCATCGCACCAAT GCCATTATTTTGGAGAATATGCAAGAAGAAGGACACAGAGGAATTCCACCCCTACCCATATATTGCAGCCACGATGAACTGCATGCTTTGGATTTTGTACGGTTTACCTATCGTTCATCCCGACAGCATCATACTTATCATAATAATGCCATTTGGCATAGCCTTGGAGTTCATTTACCTCTTTATTTTCTTCATCTACACCTCCAAGCCAAAGTACagg TGGATTATAATGATTTACGTTGTGTGTGAGCTTGTTCTTTTGGGAGTGATCATTGTCATCACTATTCTTTGCTTCCGTACACATGAAAAGAGGTCCATGTTCGTGGGCATCCTCTGCGATATTTTTGGGATTATTATGGCTGCTTCTCCTCTCTCCAAAttg TATGATGTTTATAAGGAAAAGAGTGTGGAGTTCATGCCGTTTTGGCTTTGCGTTGCTGGTTTTACAAAAGGGATTACTTGGACCATTTATGCCTTTCTCGATATTTTTGATCCTTATATTGCT gtTGGAAATGGGATTACAGCACTGCTTGGTCTCGTTCAACTCCTTGTGTTTGCTTATTACACTATCAAAGCTAAGACTCTAAGAGTAATGCTTTAA